The Pirellulales bacterium genomic interval ATGAAGCTATTTGCAAGAGCCTTGAAAGAAGCCTGGCGACATTGGGCAAAGCTGGGCCTGGCGTTCGCCTGTTCGCTCGCCGCGGCGGCCCTGTGGGGCGCGAATATCGGCGCCATCTTCCCGATCCTCGAAACCACCCTCCACGGCGATTCGCTGCAACAGTGGAACATGCAGCGCATCGTCAAGAACAAGGAAGAGATCGCCAGTCTGCAGGCCCAACTCGCGAATCCCGCCAAGATTTTTGCGCCTGCCAAGAATGCGGACGGGGAAACGCCGGAGCTCCAAGCCCAAATGCTGCAAGGCAAGCTCCAGGCGGAACAACTTGCCCTGAAGTCGAACGAGAAGATTCAGCCCTACTTGGAACGATTTCTGCCGGCGAGCCCTTTCAATACGGTGCTCCTGGTCGTGTCGCTCGTTTTGCTAAGCACGCTCGTCAAACAGGTTCTTTCGATCTCCGACGATTTGCTCGTCACCAGCGTTTCGCAGTCGATCGCCCGCGATATGCGCATCCGCATTTTCAACAAGGCGATGACGCTCGATCGGGCCGGATTCAATCGTATCGGCACCAGCGGATTCACCGCGCAAATCATGCAAACAACCGACATGCTGGCGGGCGGCATCACCGACTTCTACGGTGGCGCCTTGAACGAACCGTTGCGGATCGTCGCCTGCCTGGTCGGCGCCTTGGTGATTTCGTGGCGTCTCACGCTGCTGTCGCTGATCTTTGCCCCCGTGGCCGCGTTTTCGATCATCTGGCTCAATCGCCAAATTCGCGGCGTTGCGCGGCGCGTGGTGAGCCGCACGCACGGATACCACCATGTCATGCTCGAAGTCTTCAGTTCGCTGCAAACGGTGCAGGCCTACACGATGGAAGCATTCGAACGGGATCGGTTCCGCGACGCCACCAAGGAAGTGCGAAAATCGGCGATCTCGGCGACGTTTTACAACTCGCTGGCGAATCCGATCACCGAGCTGTTCGGCATCGGCATGCTCTGTATCGCCCTGGCGGCCGCGGCGCATCTGTTGATTCACAAAGAGACCGCCATTTTGGGAATCACGATCGCCTCGCGGCCGTTGTCGATGCCCGCGCTCATGGTCTTCTTCGGATTGATGATTGGCGCCGCCGACCCGCTCCGCAAAGTGTCGGGCGTGATCACGAATGTGAACATGGGAATGGCGGCGGCGAACATGCTCTATCCGCTGCTCGACATGCAATCTCAGATTGTCGATCCCGCGACGCCCGCGAAAGTCGCCTCGCCGCACCACAAGCTGGAGTTTCGCAACGTCAGCTTCAGTTACGACGGCTCGCACCAAGTGCTCCGCGACATCAATCTGACAGTTCCCTTCGGCGAACGCCTCGCGATCATCGGCCCCAATGGCGGCGGCAAAACCACGTTCACGAATCTGCTCTGCCGATTCTTCGATCCGCAGAAGGGCGATGTCACGATGGATGGCGTCTCGCTGAAAAAGATGGCACTCGCCGATCTACGCGGGCGGATCGCCCTCGTCACCCAGCAGACCGAGCTGTTCAACGAAACGATCCTGCACAACATCCGCTACGGCTGCTGGCATGCCACAGAGGAGCAGGTGATCGAAGCGGCGAAACGCGCTCGGGCGCACGACTTCATCAGCAGCTTCGCCGATGGCTACCAGACTCACGTCGGCCCGAACGGCCAACGCTTGAGCGGCGGCCAACGTCAACGCATTTCGCTCGCTCGGGCGATTCTCCGCAACGCCGAGATCCTGATTCTCGATGAGGCGACGAGCCAAATCGACGTTGACAGCGAAACCTTGATCCACGACGCGCTCTCCGAATTCGGCGACGGCCGGACGATGATCATGATTTCGCACCGGGCCAGCACACTGACCCTGGCGACCAAAATCGTTCACATCGACCACGGACACCTGACGATTCAGGAGCCCCCCGGAGCAAAGGCCGCTTAAGTTCGCCGCCTGGCCGAGCATCACCGGCCACGGCCGAGGCGATCGAAGACCACTCTTTCAGCAGGCTGCTAACCCGACGCCGCAGCCGCTAATTCTCAGCGCGAACTCGTGGCGAATGCTGATTGCGCCGCTTGCCCCATAGAGGGAACGACTTCGATTCTCCGCGCAGCAGCCGGCGAAAGCGACCACCGATCCGCGATACGCGAGCGGTGAGCCGCCGGCGGTCGGCTAATAATTTTTCCATCGATTTCTCGTCGTGGCAACCGAAGTGCTCTCGCAGCGTGAAGTGATCGGCTTCGACATCGGGAAGCACATAGCGCGGATGGGTGATCGTGTCGA includes:
- a CDS encoding ABC transporter ATP-binding protein, with the protein product MKLFARALKEAWRHWAKLGLAFACSLAAAALWGANIGAIFPILETTLHGDSLQQWNMQRIVKNKEEIASLQAQLANPAKIFAPAKNADGETPELQAQMLQGKLQAEQLALKSNEKIQPYLERFLPASPFNTVLLVVSLVLLSTLVKQVLSISDDLLVTSVSQSIARDMRIRIFNKAMTLDRAGFNRIGTSGFTAQIMQTTDMLAGGITDFYGGALNEPLRIVACLVGALVISWRLTLLSLIFAPVAAFSIIWLNRQIRGVARRVVSRTHGYHHVMLEVFSSLQTVQAYTMEAFERDRFRDATKEVRKSAISATFYNSLANPITELFGIGMLCIALAAAAHLLIHKETAILGITIASRPLSMPALMVFFGLMIGAADPLRKVSGVITNVNMGMAAANMLYPLLDMQSQIVDPATPAKVASPHHKLEFRNVSFSYDGSHQVLRDINLTVPFGERLAIIGPNGGGKTTFTNLLCRFFDPQKGDVTMDGVSLKKMALADLRGRIALVTQQTELFNETILHNIRYGCWHATEEQVIEAAKRARAHDFISSFADGYQTHVGPNGQRLSGGQRQRISLARAILRNAEILILDEATSQIDVDSETLIHDALSEFGDGRTMIMISHRASTLTLATKIVHIDHGHLTIQEPPGAKAA